The genome window TGCGCGTCCATCGCGGCGGCGCCGGCCAAGAACGCGCGGAAGGCCTGCGCGCCCACGGCTATCGCCACCGGCAGGCCGATGGCCGACCAGAGCGAGTAGCGCCCGCCCACCCAGTCCCAGAAGCCGAAGACGCGCGAGGCGTCGATGCCGTAGGCCGCGGTGGCCTCCAGGTTGGTGGAGACGGCAGCCATGTGCGCGCCCGCGCCATCCCCCAGCGCGGCGGAGAGCCAGGCGCGCGCCGTGTCGGCGTTCGCCATGGTCTCCAGCGTGGTGAAGGTCTTGGAGGCGACGATGACCAGCGTGCGCTTCGGGTCCAGCGTGGCGGTGACATCGGCGATATGGCCGCCGTCCACGTTCGAGACGAAGTGCAGGCGCGGGCCGTCATGGTCCGGGCGCAGGGCGCGGGTGGCCATCACCGGGCCGAGGTCGGAGCCGCCGATGCCGATGTTGATCACGTCGGTGAAGGGCCCGTCCGCCGCGGCATAGGCGCCGGAGCGCACGTCCTCGGCGAAGGCGAGGAACCGGTCCAGCGTGGCACGCACCTCGGGCATCACGTCGGCGCCGTCGATCTCGACCACCGCGCCTTCGGGCGCGCGCAGCGCCATGTGCTGCACGGCGCGGCCCTCGGTGAGGTTGATCGGCGCGCCGGAGAACAGCGCCTCGCGGCAGGAGGCGACACCGGTCGCCTCGGCGAGGCCCAGCAGGGCCGAGAAGGCACCCTGGTCGATCTTCTCCTTGGAGAAGTCGATCGAGAGGTCGTCCAGCGTGGCCGTGAAGGCCCCGGAACGGCCGGGATCCGCCGCGAAGAGCTCGCGCAGGTGGATGCCGCGCAGGCGGGCACCCTCGGTCTCCAGCCGTTTCCAGGCCGTGTCGATGTCGCTCATGTTCC of Paroceanicella profunda contains these proteins:
- the pgi gene encoding glucose-6-phosphate isomerase, which gives rise to MSDIDTAWKRLETEGARLRGIHLRELFAADPGRSGAFTATLDDLSIDFSKEKIDQGAFSALLGLAEATGVASCREALFSGAPINLTEGRAVQHMALRAPEGAVVEIDGADVMPEVRATLDRFLAFAEDVRSGAYAAADGPFTDVINIGIGGSDLGPVMATRALRPDHDGPRLHFVSNVDGGHIADVTATLDPKRTLVIVASKTFTTLETMANADTARAWLSAALGDGAGAHMAAVSTNLEATAAYGIDASRVFGFWDWVGGRYSLWSAIGLPVAIAVGAQAFRAFLAGAAAMDAHFREAPLAHNLPVLLALIGVWRRNVMGWRTVGLIPYDQRLERFPAYVQQLDMESNGKSVTREGRPAGATGPVIWGEPGTNAQHSFFQLIHQGADTVPVDFIAAATPRGADQHHHELLLANCLAQGQALAFGKSEAEVRADMEAEGKSAAEIEMIAPHRVFPGDRPTTTILHRALTPYALGRLVALYEHKVFVQGAIWNVNSYDQWGVELGKVLAKALIPAVKGEALPEGLDGSTAGLIARIHDLKG